A genome region from Populus alba chromosome 3, ASM523922v2, whole genome shotgun sequence includes the following:
- the LOC118034727 gene encoding mediator of RNA polymerase II transcription subunit 10b, whose protein sequence is MDSSQNTVLGSGGNGMLATPLNDTAAAVDDPKQNLNQVIDSIQKTLGQIHQLYLTVSSFNTASQLPLLQRLNGLVTELDNMVKLSERCNIQVPMEVLNLIDDGKNPDEFTRGVINSCITKNQVTKGKTDAFKSVRKHLLEELEQTFPDEVESYREIRAMSAAEAKRLAQSQSSLPNGDVKVKPEH, encoded by the exons ATGGATTCGTCGCAGAATACAGTGTTGGGGAGTGGAGGTAATGGAATGCTGGCCACTCCATTGAATGATACAGCAGCAGCAGTGGATGATCCGAAGCAGAATTTGAACCAAGTTATTGATTCCATACAGAAGACTCTTGGTCAAATCCATCAGCTTTACCTAACAGTCTCTTCATTCAACACTGCTTCACAGCTTCCACTTCTACAGAGACT TAATGGTCTTGTTACCGAGCTGGACAATATGGTTAAATTGTCTGAAAGGTGCAACATTCAGGTTCCTATGGAGGTCTTGAA TTTGATTGATGATGGGAAGAATCCAGATGAATTCACAAGGGGTGTTATAAACAGCTGCATCACAAAAAATCAAGTCACCAAAGGCAAAACTGATGCCTTCAAG AGTGTACGCAAGCATCTACTGGAGGAACTTGAACAGACTTTTCCAGACGAAGTTGAATCATACAGGGAGATACGTGCAATGTCTGCTGCT GAAGCAAAACGGCTTGCTCAATCACAAAGCTCATTACCCAACGGAGATGTGAAGGTAAAACCAGAGCATTAA
- the LOC118034736 gene encoding transcription factor bHLH14, whose product MEEILSPSSSSSPFSFPQENSSTLQQRLQFFLHSRPEWWVYSIFWQASKDASGRPVLSWGDGHFRGNKKYSSKDSNKQNHPKFGFDIERKSLFNEDMDLERLVDGDVAEWYYTASVTRVFAVGDGILGRVFASGSSIWLAGDRELQIYECERVTEARMHGIQTFVCVSTPSGVLELGSPVFISEDWSLVQLAKSIFGAEINANPVPKQSNLNESLPQIPNCNVSNLLDIGLFSSPQTERTSSLENKKEVSGQGRSSSDSGRSDSDAGFTENPIGFKKRGRNPAGKESPLNHVEAERQRRERLNHRFYALRSVVPNVSKMDRASLLADAVTYIKELERKVNELEANLQVVSKKSKISSCANIYDNQSTSTSAMVNHIRPPPNYMSNNAVEVDVKILGSEGLIRVQSPDINYPAARLMDALRELEFPVHHLSVTRVEELVLQDVVIRIDDGLVTEEAMRAAIFQRMQN is encoded by the coding sequence aTGGAAGAGATACTGTCCCCCTCTTCCTCCTCTTCACCCTTTTCATTTCCTCAAGAAAACTCTTCAACGCTTCAACAACGCCTCCAATTCTTCCTTCATAGCCGGCCAGAATGGTGGGTTTACTCAATCTTCTGGCAGGCATCAAAGGATGCTAGTGGCCGCCCTGTGTTATCATGGGGTGATGGTCATTTCCGCGGCAATAAAAAGTACTCAAGCAAGGATAGCAACAAGCAAAACCATCCCAAATTCGGGTTCGATATCGAAAGAAAGTCTCTTTTCAATGAGGATATGGACCTGGAGAGATTGGTTGATGGTGATGTTGCTGAATGGTACTACACAGCATCGGTAACACGAGTATTTGCCGTTGGAGATGGAATTCTTGGCAGGGTATTTGCCTCTGGTTCTTCTATTTGGTTGGCAGGTGATCGTGAACTACAAATTTACGAATGCGAAAGAGTGACAGAAGCTCGGATGCATGGAATTCAGACTTTCGTCTGCGTTTCAACTCCATCTGGGGTTCTTGAATTGGGTTCCCCAGTTTTTATCAGCGAAGATTGGAGCCTAGTGCAACTAGCCAAATCAATTTTCGGTGCAGAAATCAATGCAAATCCGGTTCCAAAGCAGTCCAACCTGAATGAATCTCTACCTCAAATTCCAAACTGTAATGTTTCCAATCTCCTTGATATTGGGTTGTTTTCAAGTCCTCAAACGGAGAGAACTTCTTCTCTAGAGAATAAAAAAGAGGTGTCCGGCCAAGGCCGATCATCTTCCGACTCGGGGCGTTCTGATTCAGATGCTGGATTCACAGAGAATCCTATCGGGTTcaagaagagaggaagaaatCCAGCTGGAAAGGAATCACCTCTAAACCATGTGGAAGCAGAAAGGCAGCGAAGAGAGAGGCTTAATCATCGATTCTACGCACTTCGATCTGTGGTTCCAAATGTGTCAAAAATGGACAGAGCTTCTTTGCTTGCAGATGCAGTCACTTATATCAAAGAGCTCGAGAGAAAAGTTAATGAATTGGAAGCAAATCTACAGGTAGTATCCAAGAAATCAAAAATCTCAAGCTGTGCAAACATTTATGACAATCAAAGCACCAGCACCAGCGCCATGGTGAATCACATAAGGCCTCCTCCAAATTATATGTCCAATAATGCAGTGGAAGTGGATGTGAAGATTCTGGGATCGGAAGGTCTGATCCGAGTACAGTCCCCGGATATTAATTATCCTGCTGCAAGATTGATGGATGCACTTAGAGAGCTAGAATTTCCGGTTCATCATTTGAGCGTGACTAGGGTCGAGGAGCTGGTGCTGCAAGATGTTGTAATCAGGATTGATGATGGACTGGTAACTGAAGAGGCGATGAGGGCTGCTATTTTTCAAAGAATGCAGAACTAG
- the LOC118034745 gene encoding transcription factor bHLH14 produces the protein MEEILSPSSSSSLISFAQETSSTLQQRLQFFLHSRPEWWVYSIFWQATKDASGRPVLSWGDGHFRGNKKYSSKDSNKQNHPKFGFDIERKSLFNEDMDLERLVDGDVAEWYYTASVTRVFAVGDGILGRAFTSGSSIWLAGDRELQIYECERVTEARMHGIQTFVCVSTPSGVLELGSPVFISEDWSLVQLAKSIFGAEIIANPVPKQSNLNESQPQIPNCNVSNLLDIGLFSSPQTERTFSLENKKEVSGQGRSSSDSGRSDSDAGFTENRMGFKKRGRKPGGKESPLNHVEAERQRREKLNHRFYALRSVVPNVSKMDRASLLADAVTYIKELERKVNELEANLQVVYKKSKISSCANIYDNQSTSTSAMVNHIRPPPNYMSNNAVEVDVKILGSEGLIRVQSPDINYPAARLMDALRELEFPVHHLSVTRVEELVLQDVVIRIDDGLVTEEAMRAAIFQRMQN, from the coding sequence aTGGAAGAGATACTGTCCCCCTCTTCCTCCTCTTCACTCATCTCATTTGCTCAAGAAACCTCTTCAACGCTTCAACAACGCCTCCAATTCTTCCTTCATAGCCGGCCAGAATGGTGGGTTTACTCAATCTTCTGGCAGGCAACAAAGGATGCTAGTGGCCGCCCTGTGTTATCATGGGGTGATGGTCATTTCCGCGGCAATAAAAAGTACTCAAGCAAGGATAGCAACAAGCAAAACCATCCCAAATTCGGGTTCGATATCGAAAGAAAATCTCTTTTCAATGAGGATATGGACCTGGAGAGATTGGTTGATGGTGATGTTGCTGAATGGTACTACACAGCATCGGTAACACGAGTATTTGCCGTTGGAGATGGAATTCTTGGCAGGGCATTTACCTCTGGTTCTTCTATTTGGTTGGCAGGTGATCGTGAACTGCAAATTTACGAATGCGAAAGAGTGACAGAAGCTCGGATGCATGGAATTCAGACTTTCGTCTGCGTTTCAACTCCATCTGGGGTTCTTGAATTGGGTTCCCCAGTTTTTATCAGCGAAGATTGGAGCCTAGTGCAACTAGCCAAATCAATTTTCGGTGCAGAAATCATTGCAAATCCGGTTCCAAAGCAGTCCAACCTGAATGAATCTCAACCTCAAATTCCAAACTGTAATGTTTCAAATCTCCTTGATATTGGGTTGTTTTCAAGTCCTCAAACGGAGAGAACTTTTTCTCTAGAGAATAAAAAAGAGGTCTCCGGCCAAGGCCGATCATCTTCCGACTCGGGGCGTTCTGATTCAGATGCTGGATTCACAGAGAATCGTATGGGGTTcaagaagagaggaagaaagCCAGGTGGAAAGGAATCACCTCTAAACCATGTGGAAGCAGAAAGGCAGCGAAGAGAGAAGCTTAATCATCGATTCTACGCACTTCGATCTGTGGTTCCAAATGTGTCAAAAATGGACAGAGCTTCTTTGCTTGCAGATGCAGTCACTTATATCAAAGAGCTCGAGAGAAAAGTTAATGAATTGGAAGCAAATCTACAGGTAGTATACAAGAAATCAAAAATCTCAAGCTGTGCAAACATTTATGACAATCAAAGCACCAGCACCAGCGCCATGGTGAATCACATAAGGCCTCCACCAAATTATATGTCCAATAATGCAGTGGAAGTGGATGTGAAGATTCTGGGATCGGAAGGTCTGATCCGAGTACAGTCCCCGGATATTAATTATCCTGCTGCAAGATTGATGGATGCACTTAGAGAGCTAGAATTTCCAGTTCATCATTTGAGCGTGACTAGGGTCGAGGAGCTGGTGCTGCAAGATGTTGTAATCAGGATTGATGATGGACTGGTAACTGAAGAGGCGATGAGGGCTGCTATTTTTCAAAGAATGCAGAACTAG